One window from the genome of Choloepus didactylus isolate mChoDid1 chromosome 2, mChoDid1.pri, whole genome shotgun sequence encodes:
- the S100A11 gene encoding protein S100-A11, translating to MAKVSSPTETERCIESLIAVFQKYAGQEGNNCTLSKLEFLNFMNTELAAFTKNQKDPGVLDRMMKKLDLNSDGQLDFQEFLNLIGGIAMACHASFFANPAAIPRRK from the exons ATG gcAAAAGTGTCCAGCCCCACTGAGACTGAGCGGTGCATCGAGTCCCTGATTGCCGTCTTCCAGAAGTATGCTGGACAGGAGGGTAACAACTGCACCCTCTCCAAGCTGGAGTTCCTGAACTTCATGAATACGGAACTGGCTGCCTTCACGAAG AACCAGAAGGACCCCGGTGTTCTTGACCGCATGATGAAGAAACTGGACCTAAACTCTGATGGGCAGTTAGATTTCCAAGAATTCCTTAATCTTATTGGTGGCATCGCCATGGCTTGCCATGCCTCCTTCTTCGCAAATCCTGCAGCGATCCCTCGCCGCAAGTAA